A portion of the Coffea eugenioides isolate CCC68of unplaced genomic scaffold, Ceug_1.0 ScVebR1_1445;HRSCAF=2292, whole genome shotgun sequence genome contains these proteins:
- the LOC113755361 gene encoding uncharacterized protein LOC113755361 — protein MAPYEALYSRKCRSPICWDEIGERKILNPTTVPWIEEANEKVKLIRQRIQTAQSIQKSYADNLRKDLEFAVGDQVFLKITPLKASLLAGRGKKLQPRFVGPYKIIQRVGSVAYKLELPPSLSRNHNVFHVSILKKYHPDPSHVLQPESNEALTYEEKPIKLLDRKGKELRNKRILLVKVLWRNHGLEEAIWEVEEEIREKYPDLFSTQGPVITSSSADLHASIASAT, from the coding sequence ATGGCGCCATACGAAGCACTTTATAGTCGGAAATGTAGGTCTCctatttgttgggatgaaataggtgaacgAAAAATCTTGAACCCGACtacagtgccttggattgaggaggcgaATGAAAAAGTGAAGTTGATACGCCAGAGGATTCAAACCGCACAAAGTattcaaaagagttatgccgataATCTAAGGAAGGACttagaatttgcggttggagatcaAGTTTTCCTTAAGATTACTCCTCTAAAAGCAAGTTTGTTGGCAGGAAGGGGAAAGAAGTTGCAACCgagatttgtaggaccttataagaTTATCCAACGTGTAGGAAGTGTagcctataagttggaattgccaccaaGTCTATCACGGAACCACAATGTTTTCCACGTATCGatacttaagaaatatcatccagatcCATCTCACGTTCTGCAACCGGAGAGTAATGAGGcactgacctatgaggagaaaccgataaaacttctaGATCGTAAGGGGAAAGAATTGAGAAACAAGCGGATTCTGTTGGTaaaagttctttggaggaaccaCGGATTGGAGGAAGCAAtttgggaagttgaagaagaaattcgAGAAAAATATCCAGACCTGTTTTCAACTCAAG